The Chloroflexota bacterium genome contains a region encoding:
- a CDS encoding hemolysin family protein, whose translation MSTELLYLVLFLLCLLLSAFFCSSETAFFSLQRIKLEHMVSTEAKRARPVARMLERPEKFLSTVLLGTNLANTAAAALATAFVISLWPENPEHGVLIATAGVTVVLLIFAETTPKMLASQHAERLSTLFVRPLQFFSWLFTPFVIVLSWIAISFTRLVGGTPVSKSLANPEEIRTMIAMGEKEGTMEETEAEMLHKVFDFGDRPVREVMVPRPEVIAIEQGARISDFLSLYAESPLSRFPVYQENMDNVVGILSVKDVLMARAKDGFDKDGTIDELVRPAYFAPETKRINELFAEMRDKNFRMCVVVDEYGGTAGIVSLTRLVEEIVGPVGDELAKAEKEFEVINEYTFQVDGSMRIEEVNEEMELNLPEGDYETVAGFVLYLLGHIPKQNEQLRYKGLKLVITEMRGRKIEKILLTREKTGASDRSGSAE comes from the coding sequence TGAGTTATTATATTTGGTGCTGTTTCTTCTCTGTCTTCTTTTATCTGCTTTCTTCTGCAGTTCGGAGACAGCCTTCTTCTCCCTGCAGCGCATCAAGCTCGAGCACATGGTCAGCACCGAAGCAAAAAGGGCGAGACCGGTGGCCCGTATGCTTGAGCGACCGGAAAAATTCCTCTCCACGGTTCTCCTTGGCACAAACCTGGCGAATACCGCAGCCGCCGCGCTGGCCACGGCGTTCGTTATTTCCCTCTGGCCCGAAAACCCGGAGCATGGCGTCCTTATCGCTACCGCTGGGGTAACGGTTGTCCTACTTATTTTTGCAGAGACGACGCCCAAGATGCTGGCTTCCCAACATGCGGAGAGACTCTCCACGCTGTTTGTCCGTCCACTGCAATTTTTCTCCTGGCTCTTCACTCCCTTCGTCATCGTTCTCAGCTGGATCGCCATCAGCTTTACCAGACTGGTTGGCGGTACCCCGGTCTCGAAATCGCTGGCTAATCCCGAGGAAATCCGCACCATGATTGCAATGGGAGAAAAGGAGGGCACCATGGAGGAAACTGAGGCCGAGATGCTGCACAAAGTGTTCGACTTCGGCGACCGACCCGTCCGCGAGGTCATGGTGCCCCGACCCGAGGTCATTGCCATCGAACAGGGCGCCAGAATCTCCGACTTCCTCTCTCTCTATGCCGAGTCACCGCTCTCCCGCTTCCCTGTCTACCAGGAAAACATGGACAACGTGGTCGGCATTCTCTCCGTCAAGGACGTGCTCATGGCCCGGGCGAAAGACGGCTTCGATAAAGATGGCACCATTGATGAGCTGGTCCGCCCCGCCTACTTCGCCCCGGAGACCAAGCGCATCAACGAGCTCTTCGCCGAAATGCGGGACAAAAATTTCCGCATGTGCGTCGTCGTCGACGAGTACGGCGGCACCGCCGGCATCGTCAGCCTGACCAGGCTGGTCGAGGAAATCGTCGGCCCCGTGGGCGATGAACTGGCCAAGGCGGAGAAAGAGTTCGAGGTCATCAACGAGTACACCTTCCAGGTCGATGGCAGCATGCGCATCGAGGAAGTGAATGAAGAGATGGAACTCAACCTGCCTGAAGGCGACTATGAGACCGTGGCCGGATTCGTTCTATATCTTCTGGGGCATATCCCAAAACAGAATGAGCAGTTGCGATACAAAGGCTTGAAGCTGGTAATCACCGAAATGCGCGGCCGGAAAATTGAAAAAATCCTGCTCACCAGGGAAAAGACAGGTGCCAGCGACCGCTCCGGCTCGGCAGAATAG
- a CDS encoding TIGR03936 family radical SAM-associated protein, with product MQRLRIKYRRGEEVKYISHLDIMRLWQRALNRAGIALAYSEGFHPHPKISLAAPLAVGVTSEAELMDITLARQASPHFFIAAVNQQLPADFEILQVVPIAESLPSLQSQVRFAEYTVELETERGHEEVTSAIAHLLSLEHLPWQHQRDTGTKHYDLRELIDDIWLVSFQDSLCTIGMRLRCDSGGSGRPEQVTATLGFLEPPKSIHRTKLILRAN from the coding sequence ATGCAACGCTTGCGCATAAAATACCGTCGTGGTGAAGAGGTGAAGTACATTTCCCACCTTGATATCATGCGCCTCTGGCAGAGGGCACTCAACCGTGCCGGCATAGCGCTGGCCTATTCCGAGGGATTTCATCCCCACCCCAAAATTTCTCTGGCCGCGCCCCTTGCCGTCGGCGTCACCAGTGAAGCCGAACTCATGGATATCACCCTGGCCAGGCAGGCCTCCCCACATTTCTTTATCGCGGCGGTAAATCAGCAATTGCCTGCCGATTTTGAGATTCTTCAGGTAGTCCCGATTGCCGAGTCTCTGCCGTCGCTACAGTCACAGGTTCGCTTTGCTGAGTACACCGTTGAACTGGAAACGGAAAGAGGACATGAGGAGGTAACATCAGCCATTGCCCATCTCCTTTCCCTAGAACATCTGCCCTGGCAGCACCAGCGAGATACCGGCACGAAACATTACGATTTAAGGGAATTAATCGATGACATCTGGCTGGTCAGCTTTCAGGACAGCCTCTGCACCATCGGGATGAGGCTGCGCTGCGACAGCGGCGGTTCGGGGAGGCCCGAGCAGGTTACTGCCACGCTGGGATTTCTGGAACCTCCGAAATCGATTCACCGCACGAAACTCATTCTGAGGGCGAATTAG
- the tilS gene encoding tRNA lysidine(34) synthetase TilS produces the protein MKQTRTVVLPGQVINFILEHRLILEGGKLVAAVSGGPDSVCLLHVLLGLRDKLGITLHVAHLNHQLRGGESDADARYVADVAQRLDLPATVERRDVKSYQRRKRLSPEEAAREVRYNFLAEVAEATGADAVAVGHTLDDHIETILMHLIRGSGTQGLRGLQPSNQWHFGRDTLTVIRPLLAVSREETAAYCRRYRLRPRLDTSNLSLSPLRNRIRQQLIPLLESYNPQVTDALLRTARIASDDLAVLEEEALKLGRKIVKEQENTVILDKEGLTELPPALQRHLLRASIEKLLGNLMDIESRHIEEIMNSLDKPAGRIITLPDGLRFVIEYDRYLLGSDPAALSPFPEIAKEYKLQIPGTMVLPGWQVVADVMKQRQVSEEDNGCIACFDLARTGSELTIRQRRPGDRFQPLGMSQLKKLNEFMIDSKIPQAWRRRIPIVCSPEQIIWVVGWRIDERAKVTAGTKQVLRLEFKRI, from the coding sequence GTGAAACAAACACGTACTGTTGTATTGCCCGGGCAAGTTATTAATTTCATCCTGGAGCACCGCCTGATACTGGAGGGGGGCAAACTGGTGGCGGCGGTATCAGGCGGGCCTGACTCGGTTTGCCTGCTGCACGTCCTGCTCGGCCTGCGGGACAAACTGGGTATCACGCTGCATGTTGCCCACCTCAACCACCAGCTGCGCGGCGGTGAATCCGATGCTGATGCCAGATACGTGGCCGACGTGGCGCAAAGACTTGATTTGCCGGCTACCGTGGAACGGCGCGACGTGAAATCTTACCAAAGGCGCAAACGCCTCTCGCCGGAAGAGGCGGCGCGTGAAGTGCGCTATAACTTTCTGGCCGAGGTTGCCGAAGCGACGGGAGCCGATGCCGTGGCGGTGGGGCATACCCTCGACGACCACATTGAAACCATCCTGATGCATCTGATTCGGGGGAGCGGTACGCAAGGGCTGAGAGGACTGCAGCCATCCAATCAATGGCATTTTGGCCGAGATACTCTCACCGTGATTCGGCCACTTCTGGCGGTGAGCCGGGAAGAGACAGCCGCTTACTGCCGCCGATACCGGCTGAGGCCCCGCCTTGATACTTCAAATCTGTCGCTGTCACCGCTCCGGAATAGAATACGCCAGCAGCTTATTCCTCTGCTCGAGAGCTATAACCCACAGGTAACCGACGCCCTGCTGCGCACCGCCCGCATCGCTTCCGATGACCTGGCGGTTCTGGAAGAGGAAGCCTTGAAACTGGGCCGCAAAATCGTTAAAGAACAGGAAAACACCGTGATTCTGGATAAAGAGGGTCTTACCGAGTTACCACCTGCCTTACAACGCCACCTTCTGAGAGCGTCTATTGAAAAGCTGCTCGGCAACCTGATGGATATCGAGAGCCGGCACATTGAAGAAATAATGAACTCGCTTGACAAGCCAGCGGGCCGGATAATTACCCTGCCGGACGGTTTACGCTTCGTCATCGAGTATGACCGCTATCTTCTGGGAAGCGACCCCGCCGCTTTATCACCATTCCCGGAGATAGCAAAGGAATACAAGTTACAGATACCGGGTACGATGGTCCTGCCCGGCTGGCAGGTCGTGGCCGATGTTATGAAGCAGAGGCAAGTTTCAGAAGAGGACAACGGTTGTATCGCTTGCTTCGACCTTGCCCGTACGGGAAGTGAATTGACCATACGCCAGCGCCGTCCCGGCGACCGTTTTCAGCCCCTGGGCATGAGCCAGCTTAAAAAATTAAATGAGTTCATGATTGACAGCAAAATACCGCAGGCCTGGCGGCGGCGGATACCTATTGTCTGCTCTCCAGAGCAGATTATCTGGGTGGTTGGCTGGCGCATTGATGAACGGGCCAAAGTGACCGCAGGCACAAAACAGGTTCTGCGTTTGGAATTCAAAAGAATTTAA
- a CDS encoding arsenite methyltransferase — MKEAEIKRMVREGYAQRVQDKSSCCAPVNSCCGSGDPAESMSKAIGYTEEEIWSVPDGANLGLGCGNPIALASLAEGETVLDLGSGAGFDCFLAANKVGKSGKVIGVDMTPEMLDKARENARKGDYENVEFRLGEIENLPAADNSIDIIISNCVVNLSPDKKSVFDEAFRVLKPGGRLMVSDIVLLKELPGFIRDSIAAYVGCISGALLKAEYLEAITGAGFRQVQVLDEAIFPIDYMANDPTAQAVIKKLNLPEEEIKDTANSVASIKVRGIKPK; from the coding sequence ATGAAAGAAGCGGAAATAAAGCGCATGGTACGGGAAGGCTATGCTCAAAGAGTCCAGGATAAAAGTTCCTGTTGTGCTCCGGTCAACTCATGCTGCGGAAGCGGCGACCCCGCCGAATCGATGAGCAAAGCTATAGGCTATACGGAAGAAGAAATTTGGTCGGTACCCGATGGTGCCAATCTGGGCCTCGGCTGCGGAAATCCAATCGCTCTGGCATCTCTGGCAGAAGGAGAAACGGTTCTGGACCTCGGCTCGGGCGCCGGTTTCGATTGTTTCCTGGCGGCAAACAAGGTTGGCAAAAGTGGCAAGGTCATCGGTGTGGATATGACGCCTGAGATGCTCGATAAAGCCAGGGAGAATGCCCGAAAGGGCGATTATGAAAATGTTGAATTCCGACTGGGCGAGATTGAAAACCTGCCGGCGGCGGATAATTCTATCGATATCATCATCTCAAACTGTGTCGTCAACCTTTCTCCGGATAAAAAGAGTGTTTTCGATGAAGCGTTCCGGGTGCTCAAACCCGGTGGCCGGCTGATGGTATCTGACATTGTCCTGCTCAAAGAGCTGCCTGGTTTCATCAGGGATTCCATTGCGGCATACGTGGGCTGCATTTCCGGCGCCCTGCTGAAAGCTGAATATCTTGAGGCTATAACCGGCGCGGGCTTTCGACAGGTACAGGTACTGGATGAGGCGATTTTCCCGATTGATTACATGGCCAATGACCCGACGGCTCAAGCGGTAATCAAGAAGCTGAACCTGCCAGAAGAAGAGATAAAAGACACCGCTAATTCCGTTGCCAGCATCAAGGTTCGGGGGATAAAGCCGAAATAA
- a CDS encoding AbrB/MazE/SpoVT family DNA-binding domain-containing protein, with amino-acid sequence MAEKSESAVKSTGGCQCQVDALITIDGRGQIVLPKEVREKADINAGDKFVVISHQSGGKGCCLFLVKADYFSETVKSTLGPLVKDILA; translated from the coding sequence ATGGCTGAGAAGAGTGAATCGGCAGTGAAAAGTACAGGGGGTTGCCAGTGCCAGGTTGATGCGCTCATAACCATTGACGGGAGAGGACAGATAGTTCTGCCCAAAGAGGTGAGAGAGAAAGCCGATATAAACGCAGGTGACAAATTTGTCGTTATAAGCCATCAATCAGGCGGCAAGGGATGCTGTTTATTCCTGGTCAAAGCTGACTATTTCAGCGAGACGGTGAAGAGCACGCTTGGGCCGTTGGTGAAAGATATATTAGCATAA
- a CDS encoding nicotinate phosphoribosyltransferase codes for MKKPEFKPSEAVLSGETADIYFARTVEILRHEGLNPMATMEVFSSRAGMLCGIEEAKALLDRVLPKDRREVWSLEEGESMDAKEVVLRITAPYQSYGLYETSLCGILSHCSGWATAAREVVAAARGVPIISFGARHVHPSVSGILDYSAIVGGCVGCSSVAGAELAGVEPAGTMPHALIIVMGDTVKATVAFDKYMPPEVPRVSLVDTFKDEAEESLRVAEALGEKLNSVRLDTPGERGRVTVDLVKEVRARLDLAGYSKVKIFVSGGLDPERITYFLDNGAPVDGFGVGSYISSARPIDFTADLHEIEGKPIAKRGRIPGITPNPRLKRVM; via the coding sequence ATGAAAAAGCCCGAATTTAAACCCAGTGAAGCGGTGCTTTCCGGAGAGACGGCGGATATTTACTTCGCCCGCACCGTCGAGATACTGCGCCATGAAGGACTGAACCCGATGGCCACCATGGAGGTCTTTTCCAGTCGGGCGGGAATGCTCTGCGGTATAGAAGAAGCCAAAGCATTGCTGGACCGGGTTTTGCCCAAAGACCGCCGTGAGGTCTGGTCCCTTGAAGAGGGTGAATCAATGGATGCCAAGGAAGTGGTGCTGCGCATCACGGCGCCCTACCAGAGTTACGGACTTTACGAAACTTCCCTCTGCGGTATTTTGTCTCACTGCAGTGGCTGGGCGACGGCGGCCAGGGAGGTAGTCGCTGCGGCGCGCGGCGTCCCTATCATCAGCTTCGGGGCGCGTCACGTTCACCCATCGGTGTCGGGCATTCTGGATTACTCGGCGATAGTGGGAGGTTGCGTTGGCTGCTCCAGTGTGGCTGGAGCGGAACTTGCTGGCGTTGAGCCAGCGGGCACCATGCCCCACGCCCTGATTATCGTTATGGGGGACACGGTCAAGGCGACCGTTGCCTTTGACAAATATATGCCGCCCGAGGTGCCCCGCGTTTCACTGGTTGACACCTTCAAGGATGAAGCCGAGGAGAGCCTGCGCGTGGCGGAAGCGCTGGGGGAAAAGCTTAATAGCGTACGATTGGACACTCCTGGAGAGCGGGGACGGGTTACCGTCGACCTGGTGAAAGAAGTGAGGGCCAGGCTGGACCTGGCCGGGTACAGCAAGGTGAAGATTTTTGTCAGCGGTGGGTTGGACCCGGAACGCATTACTTATTTCTTGGATAACGGGGCTCCGGTTGACGGCTTTGGCGTCGGCAGCTATATCAGCAGTGCCAGGCCGATTGATTTTACCGCCGACCTGCATGAGATAGAGGGCAAGCCGATTGCCAAACGTGGGAGAATACCCGGCATTACGCCGAACCCGCGGCTCAAGCGGGTGATGTAA